One Nerophis lumbriciformis linkage group LG21, RoL_Nlum_v2.1, whole genome shotgun sequence DNA segment encodes these proteins:
- the ccn2b gene encoding CCN family member 2b, whose amino-acid sequence MSVETLATFCLLLLIISSTVAQDCPQPCACPADHPPCPVGTSLVLDGCGCCKVCARQFGEPCTSLEPCDHHKELYCDYALLSDTDTGICMAQDGQPCDLGGVIYHSGESFQPSCKHQCVCMNGEIGCVATCPSKVRVPSPDCPYPRSIQIPGKCCEEWVCDHTPQDYHYQSVMGEPSQVHPLPSLQPISGITEVSFPALETESPRDNCIVQTTEWSECSATCGMGVSSRITNDNHRCQLERQTRICMIRTCNSQQEKEIKRGKKCVRTPKTQTGMRFELSGCYTTRTYKPKFCGVCTDNRCCSPHITITAEVKFRCPEGDVFKKKMMFIKTCSCHYDCPRPNDIFLASNTRRMIGDYDHSM is encoded by the exons ATGTCCGTGGAGACTTTAGCCACATTCTGCCTTCTTCTACTCATAATCTCATCG ACAGTGGCCCAGGATTGCCCCCAACCTTGTGCCTGCCCTGCAGACCACCCTCCCTGCCCAGTAGGAACCAGCTTGGTGCTGGATGGATGCGGTTGCTGTAAAGTGTGTGCCAGGCAGTTTGGCGAGCCCTGCACCTCGTTGGAGCCCTGTGACCACCACAAGGAGCTCTACTGTGACTACGCACTGCTGAGTGACACTGACACTGGCATCTGCATGG CTCAAGATGGTCAACCATGTGATCTGGGTGGCGTCATCTATCACAGTGGAGAGTCCTTCCAACCCAGCTGTAAACACCAATGCGTATGCATGAACGGCGAGATTGGTTGCGTGGCCACATGTCCCAGTAAGGTCCGGGTGCCCTCCCCTGATTGTCCATACCCTCGCTCCATCCAAATTCCAGGAAAGTGCTGTGAAGAGTGGGTGTGTGACCATACGCCACAAGACTACCACTACCAGTCAGTGATGGGCG AGCCTTCTCAGGTCCATCCTCTACCCTCCTTACAACCCATCTCAGGCATCACTGAAGTATCCTTTCCTGCGCTAGAAACGGAGAGTCCCAGAGATAACTGTATAGTCCAAACAACGGAGTGGAGTGAGTGCTCTGCCACATGCGGCATGGGGGTGTCATCCCGCATCACCAACGACAACCATCGCTGTCAGCTGGAAAGACAGACCAGAATATGCATGATCAGAACCTGCAACAGCCAGCAGGAGAAAGAaattaag AGGGGGAAAAAATGTGTGCGCACACCGAAGACACAAACAGGGATGCGGTTCGAACTGTCAGGATGCTACACCACCAGAACATACAAACCAAAGTTCTGCGGTGTTTGTACGGACAACCGATGCTGCTCACCACACATCACCATCACTGCCGAGGTGAAGTTCCGATGCCCGGAGGGAGACGTCtttaagaaaaaaatgatgtttataAAGACTTGCTCCTGCCACTATGACTGCCCGCGACCCAACGACATCTTTCTTGCGTCCAACACGCGGAGGATGATCGGAGACTACGACCACAGTATGTGA